DNA from Clarias gariepinus isolate MV-2021 ecotype Netherlands chromosome 23, CGAR_prim_01v2, whole genome shotgun sequence:
GCTCCATTATCTTCGACAGGAACGTTTAAACGGAACAATATCGAACGCTTAGTGTTTATAAAACTTCATGTTGGTCTACCACAGAGCCCGAACGCAATTATTTCCACATGTCGCCAATtctttaaaaaggaaataacgCAGCCTAAATGAAAATGCTGTGCGTAAACATTTCAAACCCAGAGGCAGCGTTTAAACTTGGGCGATAAACAATACTCTAGCAAATTACAGAGCGTGTGCATTTTCTTTCTGGACGTGATGCGTGATACGTAAACGCAATTTCAACTattgcacactcataaacaGCTTACAGTAGAATGAGGAGAACAGTGGAGTCTGCCATCTTCAGTGCCATCCCCAATTTCATCACCCGACACAAAACCAGCTGTCTGCCCAAGTGTCCGTAACTCTGTTTTTCATTAGAAGTCTACATGTAAAAACTTTCGGGCCAAACTGTGCGGCAAACAACTAAATAAATCACTTCAGTGCCAATTAAGATGCGCCCATGATGCATTTTAAGCCAGAATGAATATCAGAAGTACGTCACATCGATTTTAGATCAACATGTTTACTGTGTACTGATGGTATAAAATGTATTCAATACTACAATGTAATAACTGTATTTGTTCTAAACCGACCCGTATCCTTTGTGCATCAGACAAATTTACGCAAATATACTAAGTCAATTCGTTCCTTATTCAttaaataatcatcatattcTTCGTTCCAAGTAAAAAggtcatttaatattttttatcatattattcATACATAGTTAAACCACGGAGCACAAGAATTGCAGAGAAAGTGTCCCTGCGAAGCGACTTCTCCAatgtaaagtgtttaaaaaagatgAGACCCATTTCTGATCAACCCTGCTCTGGATTTttcataaagagaaaaaaacaagaataagcAGCAGTCCgtgttatttctttctttcgtttttttctttttttttaagcaaaattgaAACGTCATATCGGTCCACTTGTCTGGATCAGTTTTTAAGTGCCAAAACGTCGATTTCGACAAGAAACAATCCATGAGAAACATCCTTAAAGCGTTTAGTTGGATTCACATGGCCGGAGAGTGGCACGTTTATTCCTCTTGACTGGGTTCAGACTGGCCTGAACACGATGAAGAGGATGACGACGATGAAGATGCTGAAGATGCGCTCTCGGCCTCCCGCGTCCTCTCTCGCTCCTGCTCAGAAAGCTGCTCACCGGAAGGTATGGAGTTCTTTTTTGGACGCCCTTTGGGTTTGGTGGGAGACTCCAGCCCTCCTCCCTGCAATACCTTCATAATaaagaacaaataataataataataataataatgacatatTTTTCTACACGACATGCGCTTAGTAACGTATGACCAAAAGCGACACTTacaatttttttccatttcattctTCTGTTTTGATACCACGTTTTGACCTGGAGCTGACTAAGGCCTAGAGACTCAGCCAGGTCTATTCTGTAAGAAAGAAAGCAACAACTGTTAGATTAAAAATATACTGACGTGATTAatcatgaaaaatgtttttaacttGTAAAACCATTACATAGTGGGAGTTGTAGGGCTTGGTTTATAGAGTGATAGTGAGGACtgtcattattaaatataacgTAAAGACCAAAATACGTAAAGTATTATAAAACAAATCTGAGTGTCTTCCTTTGTCCTAACCTGTCCGGGGTCGAGAGGTATTTCTGTTTCTCGAATCTTTTCTCCAGACCCATGAGTTGAAGCTCGGTGAATACGGTTCTGCTCCTTCTGCCTTTCTTGGTCTTGCTGAGCGCCTCGGCTCCCGGTTCGAGTTTCCCGCGCAGGTGCAGGTCGAGCGGGAGATGGTGCGATGGCGAGCCCACAGCGAGCCCCGGAGGCCCCGGGAGCAGCGCAGAGCCGAGCGGCGGCCCGAGAGAACATGACAGCGGAGACACGGGGAACTTCAGCAGGCCGCTCTGATCTGCCTTCAAGACTGAGGGATAAAAACACGAGGTGGCTATCAGGACAAGATTGCTCAACGTTGGCAAAATAATCATACCGTAATGTGTTTTCTCCCGCTTATTAAGATATGCCTGCGAATGCAACGTTCCAGGTACAATCCATGGCACACAAAAAAGTTCCATTAATAGTCTGAGTACAGGAAACGCATacagttaattatttatattccaCAAGAGTTACACTGGCAAGAGGAACTACTACAAACCCTAGAACCaaacttatatatttaaaaaatgtccatgCATTTACTATTATGCCAATGCAAGTCTTTTCAAATAAGCTTTCCAAAATTCCAAAGGTGTACAACGTTAATTTGTATTTccgtttttttcctcttttttgagTGAAACAGGGAACGGATGAGCTAAACTGGGACAATATTTCTCATCTAACAGATTCTAATGCTGTGACTAAATAATACTGACACTGAAAATTTCAACAGGCCCCTTTTATCGGTCTTCTATATTGAAGCGTAAAAATAAGACGGCTAACAAATACAACTCCGTAACACAAGAGTTAtgctggaataataataataataataataataacaatttggttgtttgttttataattgATCTAACACCAGTAATGCGTACTGCGTTACCGCTGAGTTAATAACTGACGGAAGCTGAAACATACATTTAGAAATTCTAACTGGACTGTTCCAAATAAATGCcgcatttaaagatttattactgtttacaGAGTCCACACGTTTGGCCGCTTTTGCGTCTTATTATATTCCTACTATGCTGTCACACAACAGtgcataaaatgtaaacaagttaagttatccaatgttgtaaaatttattattattatttaattattgttgttatatGCTGCTATTCTTGTTTTTGTCATGCAACTTAAGTTTGATATTAACATGGgtttttataagtaaaacatgttgtgaatttatttttttgttgctgcAATTGATCTTACGCCTAATGGCCTGATATAAAATTTGCATATGCATTCATTAATCTGCAATAATCTAGTTCTTTCGTAAAATGAATGGCATGatataaggaatcattttctaAACTGGGTTGCAGTAATTGCATAATGTAATCTTTATGCGCGTCCTGGATGAAAATACGGATACTTACCTAAGTGATTTGGATACGGCCGTGCCGACAAAAGAGCGTGTACTCCGAATTTGAGTAAATCTCCTGCAGGAGGGGAGGCCTTGTGGTCTGGATGCTCAGTGAGGATCTCCTCGATCATAAAGCTTCTGTAACGGTGAGACCTGTGGTCCTGCTGTGCCTCAGCAGGGTAATAGTGAGCCCCGATCTCCAGAGGATGCTGCATCGTTACTACGCCTTTCTGGACGCGACAAGCTTTTTCCGTGCTTCGAGTCCCTATATTTCGATGGTGCGTAAAAAATCGCATCGAAGAAGTGCAAAAAACTCACATATCTGCCCGTGACGCACAAGAAGAAACATCCATCCTGCTCTTCCGGTTAACTGCAGCCATCCTGGACGAGGTTAGGGAAGTTTATTTAAATGCGCAAAAAGAGTGATATCCGATCTCCGCGTTCATGAACACAATAATGTCGTCCTTTGCCTCTGTGGATATCTAATATATGCTCGAGTCCCCACCGCTACAACTAGAAGTTCGATCCTTTCACCATAGAATAGTGCAGTGTCTTACCTTCGCCAGGGAAGTTTTGAGTCCAGAACACACACGCTTATGGAGGTCGTGTCACACATGGCCCCTCCTTCTTTAAAGCCTGATGACACCCTCGCCCACAAAGAGGGGGATCAGTGCTTTCAAAGCATGACGTTTTTAGCAGCACTGTCTTAGCAATAAGATATAATAGGATCGATTGATGTTTCTAAGATAAAcgaataatattataaaatagtaTGCCCATCGAATCCAGCTTTAGTGTTCCAGTCCAAACCTGCCAGTATAATGCAATCTTAAAACAGTAAAGTTTAAAACAGTATTTTTGGCACAATATAACTACATGTAAGCCTTGCAATTAAAGTTCAGCCATAGAATAAAACAACTGTGTGGTCGAGTGACTCAGTGTCAAGGATGGGGTAAAAGCTCTCAACGCTAGGAAGACATTAGTgttagtaaatattatttcatggTAATTGACAAAAGACAAATATGTCTCTTCATTCGGAGTATTCCCAGCTCACAGCACGACGACATGTATACGATTTTGAGTTTGCGTTGTCGAAGAGTTATTCAGTCAAACGGCCTAACAATGTTATTCCCAAGGTACAGGGTGAAACAATCCATAGCCTTGTTCAGTctactttcatttatttatacatatgtaatagtaatacaaacaaaacaaacaaaattatggATTCGCCAAAAAGGGCGTTCGTAATTAGTTCACTTTCTACAATAATTCTCTACACCGTTTATCAGGGTCGCAGGAAGCATGGAACCTATCATAAGGAACACTGCACAAAAGTTCTCCAAAAGTTAAACCAGCGCGTTTAGAATCTCCCTGAAGATAGAATACAGGGAAAACTAACGAGACTaagaagaggaaaagagaagGTAGAAGAactgattaattattattaataattattatacatttttaataaatgttattaatacattattacaatatttataaactattataaatgaataaaattgcaTAACAACTTGGAAAAAAACgttctttaaaattgtaaaagggGAACCTTTTATGACGTTACatcttttaacctttttaaacTGTTATTAAAATGACTACAGGTTAACAACAACACCACCactagtactactactactaccaccaccaccacagtactactaatactataataataataataataataattattattattattattattattgaaggTTCTAGGTTTGAATGAGTGTGCATGGTGCTCTGCTCTGGACCTGATTCCGTGATTACGTCCTGCCTCGCCTCCAGTGGTCccgggatgatgatgatgaagacgaCGACAATGATGAGGAtaacgattattattattattaataataataataataataataattgacatcatcatcatcattatcatcataatgCTAGTGATGATGAAGACGACGACGATGAGGATAAGGATGACTAGggtgatgatgattataattaGGTGTATTATAATGAGTGTGCATTATGCCCTGCTCTGGATGATTATTTTCATCATCATCGCCGTCCTCATCATTGTCGtcgtcttcatcatcatcatcctgtgACGCAGGCAGGACATGATCACGGAAGCAGGTCCAGAGGAGAGCATAATGcacgctcattcacacctaTAACCTTCATAGTCATTCACACCAATACAATAGGCAGACTAATAGAGCTAGGACCACTAAAACTATTGCTACTAGTTTCTGTAATTATTAGAGTTTGCATCAAGTCttttaatcttcttttttttctttttcttattattatcatcaccatcattactATTATTCTTATATTTGGAAAGTGTTTAACTaatataataaaagtttaaaaagtttagCTAATTGGCTGGAAAAATACAGTAACGAGAACGAGATACCATACAAGACAGTGTTAAATGTAGTGGTAGTAGCTTCATATTTTAACCACTAGGTGACAGTATATGCATTATGAATGCGCGGTGATGCCTTCTGAGCAACTGCATAAAAAGTATAATAGTCTCAGATTTATTTACAAACTCATTCCACTTCCTTACCTTTCATCACTATACTTGTACGGGTgttgatatatttttaaaagcgtGATATGAAAGCGTGATATGAAAGTATTCTCCCCGAGATCATCTTTAAAAATCTCAAAAGCCCATGCCAGCCAATTCCCAAGCGTAAAGTTTTTTAACTGACCGAAATATTACAACAGAGATGCTGCTGTACGTATGTGTACACAGGTGTATACAGGTGTGCACCAGATgattattttttgagattttcaAAGATGATATTAaatacatactatatatatatagatagatagataaattatAGAAGATGCTTGGTTGCCCCTAGGGGTTTCTCTAAAAACCACTAAATATTATTAGGATcacgaataataataataataataataataataataataataatagctgttattgttgctgttgttgtagtGGTTGGTTGGCCTGCCATGGACGATCTAACCAAAACACCAGGTGTCCTTTTTTCATTAACATTTCGCACAATGGCCTGTTAGAATCATTCAGCACAAAGCAGACCACAATGAATACAAAAATAACCTCAGATATTTAAATTTACCCATTGCAGACAAAACCTAAACTGCTCCTGTTTGGTATTATTGGGTATTTACGATGTAATTACCAAGTGGTCTGACGCAAAGTGCACAGAGGCCTCTTAGTTTGAAATGAACGACGACCTGTTTTCACTCCCGAGGACTGTGCGCCTTTCCCTTTAATTCTTCAAAGCCGAAACGCCGTCGGCCTGGCCGTGGTCACGTGATCGCGGAGGGCCAATCAGATGGCATAGTTCTGTCCACCAACAACCTGTTAAATGTAACTGTTTGAACATGGCCAGTGGACGCACGATGTAAATATTGTGGATATTGTGTCCTGCGGTTTACACTGTGCTGCTGTGAGGACGGCTGTATTGCTAGCGTTATGACCCGGAGCTGATTAAAAAAGGCACGCGGTATGTAACTGACCATCAGACCAACACTACACTCATTAGGTTAATTGGCTGCTGTAGCAGAAGGTGAGCGTCGCCTTGTGTTCTCTGATGTTCCAGCTTATATAACCGAGCTAAcagtgttgttattgttgttaacgTGTTGTCACTGGTTACCAAAATTCCCTGCTTTAAGTTAGACAGTCTTGGTCTCGCAAAAGGCTAGCCATCTttgttgcatgtacagtatgtgtcgcTTTGCTTTGTGCATGTGTAATTGTATCGTATGGAGACTCACGTTACGTGTTTATACCGTTATAAAGATAAGGCAGTAATCTGGTGCAATAACATTCCCGGCCATGTAAACAGTCTGCATCCTGATAGGGACTATTTGCGCATCCAGAATAAGCAATAGATTATTAATAACTGCAATGCTTGTTTGCCTGTGTACCAACATGCTTCTGGATATTCACTTGATTTTGCAATGATTTTGCAGTATTGCAGTACTCATAGTTATAAAACAGTGTAGCTGCAAAGAGGTTAAGCCAGaacaagttatttttaataaactgagTAGTCTTCCTGTCACACCAGgtttatgtttataaaaaaagggGCAAAAATAACTGTAGTAACTGAAGTAGCTCAATGGTCTACTAATTGGAAGATCTCGGGTTCAAACTCCAGCACCACCGAGTTGCAAGACCCTTAACCATCAACTGATTAATGAAaacagatgtataatgaaagaaaaaacaaatgtaaggcgctctgaataagggcgtatgccaaatgctgtaaaaatgAACTGTAGCTGTTTGTCTACTTAGAAATATGTATGGAATTTTTAGAAGTAAGTTGCATAATTTTATGAAATATGTAAGgaatgctgttatagaaaaatgatCAAGAACAATAaagtgtctatctatctatctatctatctatctatctatctttgaAAGTTATGACTTGTTAAGTCAGCACAATGCTTTAGCGGTTCGCTCTAGTGCTGCAACTCAATGGTTTGGAGTTTGATTCCCTTAggtgcaaggagtttgcatcCTCTTCCAGTGCTTaacgggtttcctcccacactcagcccaaagacatgctaattggggttcccaaattgcctaaagtgtgtgaatgattgtgtgggCTTAGGCTTTAgtcccccacgaccctgtatacgggATAGTACTATATAGGCTCTGTAGTTACTCAATAATACATATATACCTTGTTAATACAAATCTAATCTCAGAAATTCatagtgtttttttcctttataaagATTAATGTGTTCACCTAATAAAAATAGCTGTATTGTGTTGCCGCTGGAAACATAACATTCTCAACATgagtttaaacacatttataacacaTCTATAACAAATTGCTCTATATTGACTGAAACCCagaccactcactcacttactcactcacttattgtttataccgttttatcctgtgtacaaggtcgcggggggcctggagcctatcccaggagatttacaTCACGAGGCAGGCTATTCcctggggtgccaatccattgcagggcacacatatatacactcatATTTACTACAAGTCCATTATTCAGATGGACTTGTATGGTaaatgttccacaacattaaatgtaactacagTTTGTAAAAAGCTGTGGTATTTGGGCGATACCACACAAGTAAGAGTGCTGTTATACTGAATATTGGTATGACTATGAATCATCTTGGCCATGAGATCATAGAACTTGATTGTGAGTGAAATATTCTTATTATACATTGCTGTTAAGATTTTACCCAATTAGGTTTCTTTTGCATGAAGTGGTACTTTGAGAAAAAACCTATAATCCAGCATTAGATTAGCTATCCTCACTGGCTAGGCTCCTTAGATGCTTGCTAATAATTTAGAGTTGGGTCTCTGCAATCTTTCTTGACCAGACTGCTTAAAATCcactactattttttttttcacacagagTTCTGTCATAAAACTAATAGCTGTTTTTCTAAAACACTTTTCATGTCAACACATGCAACCCTCACGTGCGTAGCCGATATGTGCGCAGGGGGGCAGGGCTATTCAGAAAcggatcagtgtgtttgtgtgttagagagagactGAGCGATTCAATGCTGTGCATGCAATTAAGATTCtactcatttaaaataataaaaaaggaaaatgaatatGCTATGTTAAGGTTGATACAGTGTCAGGCCGCCACAAATAAATTGGTGTGTGGGAAACAGTGAATTAAGTCTAGAactagtttaaataaaacaatttaaatgaattatttcATAACATATTTTTGTTGTCTTATACTATTTTATCAAACCACCCAGTAAAAACTAAAGTTATTTGTGCATTTGTCTTTCATTAAGCTGGGGTGTCAGGGAGATAAAATGTATACCCAAGAAcactatttaaatttatattttttcttaataagACTACAGCTTTTTCTGTTTACAATTTGACTTTCCTATTCTTGTATCAATCATTTCATTTGGTAATGTGATCAAGGCAATCAAGTACTGTAAAATAGtcaaaaaagtcaaaagaattTGCATGGGTATTAAATGCATGTCAAATATTTCACCCTCCTGACTTATGGTCTTACTCGCTGACATACATCAGAATGTAATAATGTTCAGAAATCCGCCTTGCAATTTGATCCTGGTTTCACCCGTCTGGGTGGTCAACTTCTGAAGTTATACACATAAATATCACGTCATCATTTAACATTGGTTttggagaggaaaaaaatgtgatatCAAGTCAAAATCAGGGCTAACAAAATACACTTTACAT
Protein-coding regions in this window:
- the barx1 gene encoding homeobox protein BarH-like 1, which gives rise to MRFFTHHRNIGTRSTEKACRVQKGVVTMQHPLEIGAHYYPAEAQQDHRSHRYRSFMIEEILTEHPDHKASPPAGDLLKFGVHALLSARPYPNHLVLKADQSGLLKFPVSPLSCSLGPPLGSALLPGPPGLAVGSPSHHLPLDLHLRGKLEPGAEALSKTKKGRRSRTVFTELQLMGLEKRFEKQKYLSTPDRIDLAESLGLSQLQVKTWYQNRRMKWKKIVLQGGGLESPTKPKGRPKKNSIPSGEQLSEQERERTREAESASSASSSSSSSSSCSGQSEPSQEE